The nucleotide sequence AGGCTTTAAACTATTGTTGTCTTCAGGATCTGATGGACGAAGTCCGTTCACTCCATTTATGAGCCAAATAAGATTATTAGAACAGGATGTGATGTGGTCGTTTTCAACCTTCACTGTCATCTATCCAGCACTCTGTCACGAGGCGCGTAGACCCTCATCAACATCATAAGCGTCAGGCGGAGGCGCCAAAGAAACTTCTACGAGATGAGGACCAATTCCTGTTAAAACCGAGTTGCTTTCTCTAAATACTGGCACAAATCTGAGCGCATTAGCTGCTCAATTAGCTGTTACCAGAGCTCTCTGTGGCATCCACCAGCCTTCATCAGGGAATAGGAAGTTCAGGATAAATCTGAGGGGTTGTGAGATGAGTAACGAGATGTTTAAGGGggagaaaaacatatttctgcgtcagaaatagtgttttttttttttcgtgttaaGTTTGTGAAATGCTGGATGTAAGTCATCTTCAGGGACTCTGGAAGCTGGAAAGTAGTAGAACATGAAGTTACTTTAACTCTTTTTCTTGGAAAACTACTGAttaattttatttcatcatcACCAAGTATTTTAGTCTTTTCATAcccaaataaaattaataaataatgttgGACCAAGAGATAAAATGGTTGCCCGctgtacggaagccctgagaggaCAGTGAGAAAGCTTCTCGGAGCTTTCGTAGAAATGACAACTTCCCCTATTTATCATCCTCGCTCTAGAGGGACACGACACAATAAATTGACCCCagccaaaaatgttttcatatctttatatttatatttttcttcctGTAAAAACTCAGAATGCTGCTTGTTTAGATCGTTGTCCGTCTCCATGTTGGAGCTAAAAGTGACGCTTGGAACGCATTATTAACAAGGTTTTTACACTCCAGACGCTCCTCTTTGTTAAAATTCAGACTACAGAGAAATCAACATAAAGTACATGTTTCCTTCACATGCAAACATCCGGGCACACACAGGCTCGGTGTGGAGAGTGTCAGATGAATTTCTCTCGTTCCCTGTGTACCACTGTGTAATACTGAGTCTTAAACAGGCATCAGTGTGAAGGATAATGACGGTAATCAGGTTGAAAATGACACAgttgtcctttttttaattcccattttgcttttttaaaacgCACAGCAGTCAACATTAATGGTTTCctctttgcacagaaatgataaatgtttttatgtaatcaTATTTCATGACATGTGCTCCAGATGCTACTGGTATCCCTTTTAGAAGgttgtgattatttttcttgCAAAACTGTATTTTTCTCAACTCTGTGTATATAATCTTGTATACATATTTGTAAAGTTTTGTAGTCAGATATGTTGGCGTATAGAataaaatatttgtgttttttttgtgagctACCGATGTTAAATACTGCTCTAAAACTGAaatcattaaagggatatttcacTAAGCTCAAGCAGATTGTTTGTCCTACCTGGAGTGAGTCGTCCTGTCGTCACACAGGCAGGATCATGTTTATGAAATGTTTAATGTGCGGCTCTACATCACCGTGAGATGTCGCCACCTTCACACAAACCGACATGAGACGACCTCAGATCTCTGCAGGGTCACGATTCTGTTTTCAGGTCAGACCGACATTAGTTACCAGACATTAAATAATGTTTACACGTGCAAATGTATTTGATAATAAACCTTTGACTTTGGAAAAAGTccaaaatattcataatttattgTAGTCGTAAGTTGTTGAGTTCAGGGATGTTAAGTTATACATCCAGTCATGctattttttgtgtgaaagaATTTCATATATTATTTTAAATCTTCAGGAAACTTTGTGGAAATTATTTGTCCATGGTTGCAAAGAGTGTGTTTTTTAAcgaccacatttacatagtaaGTGAGTCTTATTGTTCATCCTCGAGTGCTCCTGTACAGTGAAATGTGTTCACTGCCATCAGGCCGTGAACGTGTTGCTTCATTGTTCAGGTTCAGGTGAGAATGTTCAGGAATGTGAGGAATGCATTTATACCTTAAAGTATGATGTGTGGAACAAAACAGGCGAACCAGACAGTATCGTGTAGAAAGGATGACTCTTAATttgctttaatttatttagCCTGGAAAGAGTCGGTCCACCACACTGTCTAACTACTAACATGTGCATTTATCCACATTTTAGAGGATTAATAATCATTTAATAAATAGTATCAGTGCCAGCAAAAAGATGAAAACTCAAATgtggacagaagaagaagaaaagggacAAATATGGACAATTTTACTTAAATGTATTGAATTTACTGACGCTTTATAATAAACTTAATTAATAAATGGCACATTTATAGTTTATTAGAATAAGTTTAGTAATTTCATTGTTAGGAAACCAAGGAAATGGATCATAAATCAGTTGTAACGgtttaaaaacatcagttttttaaaataattttgtttgATGATATGACAATATTATAAAGAGTTACTGAATATCTGTTTCCACATGTCCCTAAATATCAAAGACACATAAAAAGAgctaagttagcatgctaatcagttAGCCCTGCTCTAGCGGTGTCAACACAACCCCTAGCTACGCTAACTATCcaagggcagctacagttagatCTTTTTATGGAAATATGCTGCCTcctttttattttgagtttacaaaataaagttttatcatAGAAAACAAAGACTGTCAGCATGTAATGGACTGTAACTatcaggtttgtgtgtgtctgagttaAATCTCTTCCCCAATCAGCCATTTTGGATCAATAGTGATGTCCCGCCTTTCTAGTCGCTCCCTATTGGCCTGTGGAAGACTTCAATTCCAAGCGAAGAGCTCTGATTGGACGCCGTGTTGGTCTTATATTCCGTAGGTGAGCGATGCGCAGTGGTTGTAAGGCAGCACTTCGACAGCTAGCTACAGACGTGACTCAAGTTCGTAAAGGTTTATTTTTAGAACTTTTGTCTCGTTGTTGTCTTCTTTGTCAGGTAAGTTGCTCCACTGTAAACATTCTAACTGTGACGGCTTCAATGTTGTCGAAGAATAAACTAGCTCAACTAACAGGTAGCTACTTAATCACTTGGTCAAAACGTTATCCAGACAAATTCCGTAACTAATTGACTAACTTAactgtattattttgtattagAAATCGTGCCATTTTAATCTCAAAAGTGTTGTaagtgaagtgtttgtgttataTTTTACTGTcgccagtggcgtgcacaggtAGACACTAGGTGGTGCTAAAGCACCTGCCCTTTGCCCTCTGGACCAAGCAAGTGCCCTTTTGAaagttcgtttttttttgtggcccaTGCTGACATGATCATCTATAAGTGCGCGTCGATTAAAAGCGTGTGATAATAATGCCCCAATTAATATTCCCTCCATCCCCCCACCCCACCTGCACACACCTCTGTCAACGTGAACGCGCAGAGGCGTTGTAGCAGCAGTGCGCAGCTGCAGCCCGAACACACCTCCTGCCCTGCACACCTGCCAGGTAACACATACATGAATCGAGTCGAGTGTGTTGTTTGCTCCCTAAGCCTCAGTTGCGCAGCTATAACTTACATTTAtgtgtctctgttgtgaagCAGCCTGTCTCAGCGCCACACAGCTGGGCATAAATTAGCGACTGCTCACCTGCTTAACAAGCTAGAAGCTGCCCAAAATCAATACTAGATATGAAGTGATGATGACCACCGGTAGAGTTTGTCATTGGTGTCCTACAGCATGTGAATCTATCAGTATACTTACTTAAGATGAATATTTAGTAGGCTATTGTGTAGGTTTACATTAGGCTACATAATTAACACTTGCAATAATTTATTTGCTAAATGACAAACAGGCAATTCCCAGTTGCctgcagaaaaagaaatataaccaaacagtcttattcatattgttggtctctttttatttaccagTTGCAGCATAATGCCTAGAAAGGAGAGGAtaagaaaggagaaagagagggagctacagcaggcagcccaggggagcagctctctgcatccaccagcagcgaggaggaagaggaagatgaagatgaaaggtcagagtcaagagtcatgttcactgtttagggCATTTTAAAGCTCAGATTTTAAAGTTGAACTGTTCCTCTAATTTTACTGAAATATCTTCAAAGCtgtccacattttattttaactacacAGAGTGGTTTGGCTGTACTAAATTAGGCATTAAGCTGTTTTGGCTAACTATATTATTTTGTACCAACAAGTTATTTCTATGTTACAAGACTTGCAGTAATCTTGTATTTACCTTAATGGGCTATATTCAACCTTAAAAAATAGGCTATTACTAAAACTGTTATTATTCTATTTTAGGCAGCTACAGCAGGGAAGCAGTGGGCCATCTACCAGCAAAGAAGTTGAGATAGATGAATCTCCAGATTCATCTACAGATAAAGCACCAAGTCTATGCACAGTTACAGAATCAGAAGTGTCGCataaagtgcccttatttttcactgagcacctgccccccaaaatgtctgtgcacgccactgactGTCGCTGCTCTCAGTAGCTCTGTTTTAGCTTTAGCTTTAAGTTGCTGCTCCGTCAAGGCAGTTCTCCACGGCGCCCGCGTATCACAGAGGTTCCCGCTCACGTAAACTTGCCGATTTAATGAATTTCTGTAATAACTCATGTTTAAGTCTAATTCTACTTTGAGGAAGCGTACGTAATATGTAAGTTAACGTTCATGTGTATCGTTCAGCCGAGTGACTGAACCAAATTAATCACCTTTAGTCTCAGTAGGTGTAAAGAAAGAGTATGAAATCAGACCTCTGAGGTGAAAATGTAATGTGACTGCTGAGATTTCAAATGGCACGCGTCTGTTTtaaggtttatttatttagaaaagACCTGACAatcattatttacattatttgtaCATgaataacattgttatgatgtcatTCAGCCCTTTATATTCTTGTtatcttcttgtgtttttattgaaatggaTCACAGAGCAGTTGAGTCCTCCTCACCTGCCGCCACCACCtcatctccccctcctccagccGGTGTCCCTCCACAGCTtcacctcctcctgcagccgGTGTCCCTCCACAGCACCATCGTCCTCCAcagcttcacctcctcctcagcaTCCTCggcggaggaggaagagaaggtcCAGGGTCCTGTCGAGTGTGTATCCAGTCATCTTCTCTTTCAGTCTTCACTCACATTTGGACTGTTTCACTGTTCGAGGTTAACGTGAAGCAGAAGTGCAGCCTGTTGTTCTTCAGTGATGTTTGTGCAACAACAGTTTTAATTGTGGCTGCAggttcctcagaggatgaagaggagcagctgatggaggaagCTGGCTTTCAGGAATATCAGGATGACGTGGATTCCCTGGAAGGCCGCCCCGCACCGGAGCCCGCCGTGCCCCAGAAGGACGACCCCCTTCCAGAGGCCGAGCAGGTAAATGATCCTCTGGCCTTTCTTCGTCAGCTCTGCGGCAGCCAGCCTCAAAGCAACATGACGACTGACATGTTTCATCTGCCTTCAGTCTCCTTgttaaaagtgtcagtttgtggcagcctgtctgcttctgtgtccaCAGTGCTGAAGtctacctgccaacattgatcagctgtttgaacacactgttcacactgaTTCCAACATTTAGACTCAGTTTATCAAAGATTTTGACATTAGCTGATGCCAAATTCTACAAATACTAATAATGtaaacaatataggctacttcatggggaaagtcaccagactccctttaaaaaacgctcaatttagtgagttgttgagttagaaGAAACTTTATGAACTCTGAAGCACTGTGTCAGACTAACTCttcattatttggaccttcttttAAATTCAGGAAATGAacttttttctgtgttcttcAAGTTTGTATATAACAAACAGTGAAGTAACAGTGAAGTGAGATCTGACAACAAGTGGTCACTCAGACGCAGGTTAAGATGCAATTATCATTTTGATAGCATCAGTTTCTTAAATCCAGTTTTGAAGTTTGGGattttacagacatttaaaGTGGATGAACAGAGTTTGATGTGGTgcagcagcgccctctgctggcgTGGCCGTGAATTACACCACATGAACCCTGTATCACTTCTTTCAGTTTTCTCATTTAGAAAGCAAAATGAGGGCCAGGGCAAATTACACCGAATTAAACCTGTTTCACTTATCTCAATATTGAATGACCAGTTTAAGCCCAGAAACATGACTTCAGCTCTTCAACAGGACCCAGATCCTCCTCCAGGCTCTTTTCTCCaactcacaaaacaaacaacgcAGTCCAGAAACCTTTGGGGATGTTTTCAGGACATTCATTTGAATTCCAAATGGAGAAAATGACAAGTTTCAGCCCACAAACCCAGATTGACCTCTAAAAGAGAGTCTGTTCTCTGacagtcaacaacaacacagatctTAAATCCACTCTGGAGTCCAGTAAAGTTCTAAGTGTCgggacagaaatgtgttttataccagttttccacatttaaagatgtttaaagtGGATGAACAGAGTCTGACGTGGTGCAGCAGCGCCCTCTGCACATGAACTCTGTATCACTTCTTTCAGGTAAAAGCCAACAACAGTAAGATGGGTAAAGTTTGTTTCTGACTGACTGTTTGTACGTACCATTGTTAGTGACGAGCTGTTGAACATGACGTACAGACGCTTTCTTTTAAagtttgtgtgctttttttcagtaactCACGgctcatttttaatatttaactcGTGTACCGAGCTAGCAACGAGCAAGCTGTTGAACAGGACGTTGTATGAGACGCTTTCTTTGGGAGTAttttttcattgatttcattcattcacgTCATGGTTCATTTTTCGAAAGGCTACATATCTAAATTGTGTATTAACATGTAACTTGTGTCACAGTCTGCTTTCTATTTAATGTTGAGGCTATTTTTAGTCATATTTACAGTTAATCAAGGtgcattttcacatttcaaatcGTTCTAATCATCACATTGAACATTAGTATTCATGCTGACAGTTCTGTGGTGTCACTGGGCTTCTTGGGTCTAACTGCTGGCTGTTGTTGGTGTACAGATGGACTACATTCCAGACTTTTGCCTGCAGGCCGGTTCTGATGAGCTGGTTAAGAAGACTTCTCTGCCAGCAGCAGGGGATCCTGTCTTACCGACCAAAGGGGGCAGCCGCGGTGATGAGCCAGGCTACCGCCTTGATCCAGGCTGCAGAAGGGGACACAGGGGACGCCAAGCTGGTGCTCAGTCAGCACAGCATCCAGTTTGGGAAGTACAGGGGCAGACTTTCCACTGGCTGCTGAGCAATGACATGGAGTACACCACCATGATCGTGGCTGGGCACCAGGACGAGCGTGAGTCGGGTGACACCACCACATCACCCGCCATGCTGAACAAGAACTCCCTCTCCCGGTACGTCAGGCTGTTCCCCAGAGTCATGTCTGTGATCCAGCAGAGGAGGATGGCTGACGGCTCCCTCTCCGCCTCCTCTTTTGGTGACCAGGATGACAGGCTGGTGGGTTTTGCGAAGCACACCAAGCTCACGTATCAGGAGTTTTATGAGCCAGCTGACTCTATTGTGCAGAGGTGAGTCAGAGACTGAGTCTGAACTAAACACTGGTGTTCCTGCTGTTTCCACATTCACTCCAACTGTCCCTCATCCATCCACAGTTACAGGATGTGGCTGCGGAAGAACCGGGTCAGTCTGTGGGCTCGAAGATGGACCGCCTGAAGAAGTTTGTGCTGAGGAGGGACCACAAGAGAGCTGACTCATCTTCTTCAGgtccaccttcctccacatccacctccacctcctcctccacatccacctcctcctcctcctccacatccaccaccacctcctcctccacatccacctcctcctcctcctcctcctcctcctcctcctccacctccacctcctcctccatatccacctcctcctccacctcctcctccacatccacctcctcctcctcctatccaccacctcctcctcctcctcctcctcctcctccacatccaccctcccctcctcctcctcctccacatccacctcctcctcctccacatccaccccctcctcctcctcccctcctcctcctccacatccacctcctcctcctcctccacatccacctcctcctccactccaccaccccctcctccacatccacctcctcctcctccacatccacctcctcctcctcctccacctcctcctcctcctccacctcctcctcctccacatcctcctcctcctcctccatccacccccctcctcctccacatccacctcctcctcctcctcctcctccacatccacctcctcctcctccacatccacctcctcctcctcctcctcctcctccacatccacctcctcctcctcctcctcctcctcctcctcctccacatccacctcctcctcctcctcccctccacctcctcccacctcctcctccacatccaccaccccctcctccacatcccctcctcctcctccacatccacctcctcctcctcctcctcctcctccacatccacctcctcctcctccacatccacctcctcctcctccacatccaccaccacctcctcctccacatccctcctcctcctcctcctcctcctccacatccacctcctcctcctccaccacccctcctcctcctcctcctcctcctcctcctccacatccacctcctcctcctccctcctcctccacatccacctcctcctcttcctccacatccacctcctcctccacctcctcctcctcctccacatccacctcctcctcttcctccacatccctcctcctcctccacctcctcctcctcctccacatccacctcctccacctcctccacatccacctcctccacatccaccacctcctcctcctccacatccacctcctcctcctctgcaagACAGAGACCTGCAACTGGGCTGCGGCCAGCTAAAGTTAGTAatctgttaaaatattaaatgttcCAGTTATTGTCAAAGAGGAGTTATAATGTCCTGTATTGTGtagatgtatgtatgtgtatatatgatatacacatacatacgtAATCACacaatcacttcttaaaacccatttttataaACTTGTCCTTCTGTGATGTCTTCCCTTCACTTTTACTCTTTTCAGTTTATTATATTcaattatttagttttttatctattttatttattacatgtcttaattttagttattttattcattgttaTAATTATTTCTGTTCTTCATGTTTGTATACATATAACAGAGAAGTGAGATCTGAAGTGGTCACTCAGACGCAGGTTAACATGCAGTTATCATTTTGATAGCATCAGTTTCTTAAATCCAGTCCAGTAAAGTTCTAAGTGTCgggattaaaatgtgttttattgcagttttccactttaaaagatatttaaagcAGATGAACAGAGTCTGACGTGGCgcagcagcgccctctgctggtggggTCGTGAATTACACCTCTTAAACCCTGTATCGTTTTTTAACTTTTCtcatttagaaaacaaaatgaggAACGCTTCACGAATTTGCGTGTCATCCTTGCGCAGGGGCCATGCTAATCTTCTCTGTATCGTTCCAATTTTAGTATACGTGTAACCGAAGTTACACAGTGTATGAGTGGGAGGTGTCTGGTATATATATGGGTCTGGACCCGGACCCCTGGGAGTCATGGTGCGACACTCAGACAGTCCTGTATGTGAGCAAACTGCCTCAGAGTGGCTTCAGAAGAGCctcagagctcagagaggcTGTACTGTGgtggctgctgcagcttcaacaactCATAAGGACCCAATCTGACCCGGTTCTGAAGCATTATGAGTTTTATCTGCATGCTGAAGTCTCGCAAGGCATGCTGGGGATTTTATGCAATGAGCTCTTATGTCTGTGGGCGGGGtgggtgggggaggggaggcTTTCAGAGAAGGGGGGCAGTTGGGGGATGTTAACTAACTAACTAGGACTTGGTGTCCTCAGCCGGGTCCAGCTGATCTGGATCCACTGCTGTCAGTCCAGAACACAGACAGATAGAAGGACTGCTGCTAGTTTATTAAGCAAAGTTCAAAGATTCTAAACCGAGTTCGCTCTtgttgctaagctaacaggctcaAATGtgttcatactgttttactttgtttgtagtTAAGTTCACATAAAGGAC is from Sparus aurata chromosome 16, fSpaAur1.1, whole genome shotgun sequence and encodes:
- the LOC115566029 gene encoding uncharacterized protein LOC115566029; this encodes MTTEQLSPPHLPPPPHLPLLQPVSLHSFTSSCSRCPSTAPSSSTASPPPQHPRRRRKRRSRVLSSSSEDEEEQLMEEAGFQEYQDDVDSLEGRPAPEPAVPQKDDPLPEAEQVNDPLAFLRQLCGSQPQSNMTTDMFHLPSMDYIPDFCLQAGSDELVKKTSLPAAGDPVLPTKGGSRGDEPGYRLDPGCRRGHRGRQAGAQSAQHPVWEVQGQTFHWLLSNDMEYTTMIVAGHQDERESGDTTTSPAMLNKNSLSRYVRLFPRVMSVIQQRRMADGSLSASSFGDQDDRLVGFAKHTKLTYQEFYEPADSIVQSYRMWLRKNRVSLWARRWTA